Within Diabrotica virgifera virgifera chromosome 7, PGI_DIABVI_V3a, the genomic segment tattttaataaaaacagtttaactttttctattttttattaaacaaaattatagctTATTCATTTTCTTGGCTACGTAACCTAGCGTTTCCATTTGTAACCCTAATACTCAATTGCTGAGCACGTTCTACAATATCCTTGCGTTTCTTTGATGAAACGCCGTGCGCAATTTCTGCACAATATTTGCGGTTTTGCATAAGGAGAACTTCAAGTTcctaaaacaaacaaaaaagatTAGAACGGATGTAATTAAAAAGAATATTTTGCTTAATTATAAATAAGAACTCAGTTAAATTTGTCGACATGTTTGCTTCAGGCGCAAATTACCAATTACATCATAGTGAATAATAAATGTTTTCTTTTCAGGCATAAAACTGAAAATTCATTTTTCTTTCAGTCTCTTTCTACTTTTTAATTTAGATGTTGATAAGCATAATATGCTTAAgcagaaatatattttttactaattttacgaaaaaaagttattcttcataaaatgctttgcatggtctaaaacttgATGAAAATGATGAAACCATAAGGATCTCAAATTTAATACTaggtatgccaaaaaatatgaatttcgctcaagagtaaaatatctatatttcacaatatcgaaaattgtcaattataaaaaattgttttaaaaataaaaagaatgttgagaacttatttcaaattattatttcacatttttatatattatttcaaatataacttttaggtccggtttcaccaacaacaaataaatcaatgaaagCTATTCatcgaacaaaatttattagacgtttatatttttattttgtttcaatataattttgataacttaaagttaaaaacttgccaatttattcgaagagtaaatagttatttaataaataaataagtcttatttgacgttagtaacaTGGAGAAATatcagtttattggtcgaataactttattcatagaataaactactatttgttgttggtgaaaccggtcATTAacgttatgtttatatgggattgatTAGCACACACgttgtaatgacaattacatattttacctaaaaatattGAATGTTTCgtggaaatcgttatcaaaagaaaattaagAGCAATCTGTTGATAAGGTGTGTACAACCACCAATTGTTAGTCAACAAATCATACCCAAGTCAACAAATTCGTTGACTGGGATGACATATCCTCAATAATAACAATTGGCGGTTGTACACAACTCATCAACAAATTGCTTtcaattttcttttgataatgatttccggagtggaaatcaaaatgttaagtatttttagataaaatatgtaattgtcattacaatcTAACTAgggctaatcccatataaattTAAGATTTAACTAAACATGCCACAAGTCAACAGTTTTACAAGCCTGATAATTTTGTTTACAGTTTCACTCTGTAAAAAAGCAATAATTATAGTTGTGGCAACAGTATGAGTGTATATAAAATGCATACaatcagaaaaatgaaagaataccaatGAActatcacatcaatcacttattttgtatttactgtctttttctataaaaataacaaacgtttgttatagagaAAGAtagaaaatacaaaataagtgatagATGTGATCATTCATGGATATTCTTTCAGactgtatattaatttatgcATTCAAAGTAAATAACTAAATATTTACCATATTTATTTAAATAGATTTCATAAGCAGTTTTATGTTTTCAAcactttttgttgtaatttacaattttttcccattttttaaaggttttttactttttttagtTTCCATAACAGATTACATAAAAAAACCTTTTTTCAGTTTTATGGTTgtgtaaaaaaaatttgaaaaaaatagtaCTTTCCAGATTTCTAGACTTTTAGCAAAATAACCTTTTTTGATTTTCTACATTTTTACCAAATCACTAACTGTACTGCTAAACTGCATAGCGGGGTCCAAAAAATCCAGGATCATGAATAGTTCAATGTAACTTGCTCATGTTCTTGTCTTATGACGATCCTTTGCACATAAATTCAGTTATGAGCTGACTTGACTATGACGAGAGGCATGAGATATAGTTTGCTGTGATGATTTCAGTGGAGCTGAGGGTACTTCAGCCCCAGCGTGAAGATGTTACTCATCAAGATTATGTTCCTGAACATCAATCTGACACTGACAACGAACAGAGGGAAGAGAACCCAGTACCTCACAAAGAAATATTGCCAGTATATTGGGAAGAAATGGTCATCGTTGGACCACATAGGCACCAGTACAATAGGGATGTCCAACAAGGGATAACATCGATTTACATTTGCCAAGTCCAACGAAATGTTAGTAGCACTATTGGATCTTGGAATTTACTATTTTCTCAAGAGTGACTAGTCATTGACAATTCCTAACCTCatctaatataaataataccgttaaaagataaataaacaaggtatatttacttttaattaatattaataactaattattaaattatattatactaggtaaatatacctcgTATGTTTAtctattaacattattatttatattattaagtgCCCAAGCGATTTGCTGACAATTTGTCACCGACAgttacccgcgaacgcacttattgtGCTGCATACATCTTCGTAAGATGAATTCTCCACAAGAGTACTAACTATTTTCCATCAATCACAATAATTTCAGAATTACAAAAATGCATCctacaattattttaattaatatttaatgtgTATGTtggattttattatttatatgtatattgCTGGGCCAAGCCGAACTCATTCTTTCTACTTCCTGTTGGTTATTTATTCCTGTAAACTCATGTTGGGTCAAAATGCATCCAATTATTTTAAtcttatgtatttattaaattttgtggTACATCTTGGAGAGAGTACATTATTATAAACATAGTTTGAAAATAAGTCATTGTTGGTGGTTGTTTTGTCAACTCTACTGCAGAAAaagataaataatatttattactAAAAAAACAGTGAAGGGTTTTCGAGACCCAACTGTGCAGTATAAGTTAGAAGAAAGAGCTGTGCTGTTCTAGGGTTAAGAGAGACAATATTATGTATGCAgccataaaatataattatgcAGCATTCTTATTTTAGTTAGGTTATGATTAATAATGAAAagaaaatacttacttttacATTGTGTACCAAAACTTTTCTGAAACCAGTTGGTAGCATATGCCTAGTTTTAGAATTAGAACCATAACCAATATTTGGCATCAAATATTGTCCCTTGAAACGCCTTCTGACTCTGTTGTCAATACCCTTTGGTTTACGCCAGTTTCTCTAAAAGTATAATTTCCTGGATAAATACATGAAAACGTAATAGTCATAATTGTTTACCTTAAGTTTACCATATCTATCTGACTGATGCCTGATGAACTTCTTTGTCCTCTTTTTGATGATTTGAGGACGGTAAACTGGTCTGATTGCCATCCTGAAACTAAAAGGTAAAcactattaaaatttttgatcttcatGACTGGGATACAAACTATTTACACAATATTATTATAAAGTCGATTCTAACTTTgtatttcaacaaaaaattttaaaatacttacggATTATAGGGAAAATTAAAAGATGATTATTCGTGTGCTACCTTTACACACGATTTTTCATTAAAAAGGAAGGTTTGGTTCGGTTTGTCAATGTCAAGTCAACTGTCAATTGTCATTGTCATTTTGTCggcataatttcttcttttttcttttaaaatttacAGTTGCCATAGGTGGAGCTACTAATTGGTCTGCAGGATCTAAATTATTtggaaacaaaattttttgtgtTCTGTTGGAACAAACATTTAAATAATAATGAGTAACTTTCCAACAAATGCAATACCTTGTAATTTGCAATTGATTGTATTAGATTAGATTTAACTTTCCAGCGAGCGCGCCTCTTAATAATTTAACTTCTCTTGAGCATGTCATAAAATTTACTTGTTTTTGTCAATTATTTTTTCTGTGATGTTGGAAAATTGttataagaataaaaaaatttcttttacgGTATTTTAAactaatgttttttatttttgttcacCAAAAAAAACGAAAcacacttaaaaaatatattttaaaagaatctGACTATTGATCAAAAACAACATTCTCATAATTATTTCAATAACTGCAAACCATCTGAATATCCATTAA encodes:
- the LOC114335357 gene encoding 60S ribosomal protein L32 — translated: MAIRPVYRPQIIKKRTKKFIRHQSDRYGKLKRNWRKPKGIDNRVRRRFKGQYLMPNIGYGSNSKTRHMLPTGFRKVLVHNVKELEVLLMQNRKYCAEIAHGVSSKKRKDIVERAQQLSIRVTNGNARLRSQENE